A genomic stretch from Zeimonas sediminis includes:
- a CDS encoding ABC transporter ATP-binding protein, which translates to MADKPTEFLRITDLHAFYGESHILHGVDLVVNRGEVVTLLGRNGAGRTTTMKSIMGLVGRRTGSIMINGTEAVNLPPHAIARLGLGYCPEERGIFASLSCEENLMLPPAVASGGMGLDEIYEMFPNLKERRNSPGTRLSGGEQQMLAVARILRTGAKLLLLDEISEGLAPVIVQTLARMIKMLREKGFTIIMVEQNFRFAAPLADRFYVMEHGQIVEGFEAAELEQKMDMLHEYLGV; encoded by the coding sequence ATGGCTGACAAGCCGACCGAATTCCTACGCATCACCGACCTGCACGCCTTCTACGGCGAGTCGCACATCCTTCACGGCGTCGATCTCGTCGTGAACCGTGGCGAGGTGGTCACGCTGCTCGGGCGCAACGGCGCGGGCCGCACCACCACGATGAAATCGATCATGGGGCTGGTGGGCAGGCGCACCGGCTCGATCATGATCAACGGCACCGAGGCGGTGAACCTGCCGCCGCACGCGATCGCCCGGCTCGGCCTCGGCTACTGCCCGGAGGAGCGCGGCATCTTCGCCAGCCTGAGCTGCGAGGAGAACCTGATGCTGCCCCCGGCGGTTGCCTCGGGCGGCATGGGCCTGGACGAGATCTACGAGATGTTCCCGAACCTGAAGGAACGTCGCAACAGCCCCGGCACCCGCCTGTCCGGCGGCGAGCAGCAGATGCTGGCGGTCGCCCGCATCCTTCGCACCGGCGCGAAGCTGCTGCTGCTCGACGAGATCTCCGAGGGCCTGGCGCCGGTCATCGTGCAGACGCTGGCGCGCATGATCAAGATGCTTCGCGAGAAGGGCTTCACGATCATCATGGTCGAGCAGAACTTCCGCTTCGCGGCGCCGCTGGCGGATCGTTTCTACGTGATGGAGCACGGCCAGATCGTCGAAGGCTTCGAGGCCGCCGAGCTCGAACAGAAAATGGACATGCTGCACGAGTACCTCGGGGTCTGA
- a CDS encoding ABC transporter substrate-binding protein: protein MKRKLTSVLVGAALAAMAGAASAQISDGVVKIGVLNDMSGLYADIAGPGSVVAAKLAVEDFQKTSKAGLKIEIVSADHQNKPDVGSTVARQWYDTQQVDAIADVPTSSVALAISQVTRDKGKAFLNSGAATSDLTGKACSPNTVHWTYDTWMLANGTGAAIVKTGGDSWFFLTADYAFGHALERDTEAVVLKNGGKVLGKVRHPFPGQDFSSFLLQAQASKAKIIGLANAGGDTINSIKQAAEFGIVAGGQNLAGMLMFLTDVKALGLQTSQGLIFTTSFYWDRDDASRAWSKRFMDQHGGKPPTMVQAGVYGAVLHYLKAVEAANTDDGTKVVAKMKELPTDDPLFGKGTVRADGRKIHPAYLVEVKKPAESKGPWDLLKIRTTIPADQAFRPLADGGCPLVK from the coding sequence ATGAAACGCAAACTCACGTCGGTCCTGGTCGGTGCGGCGCTGGCCGCGATGGCGGGTGCCGCCTCGGCGCAGATCTCGGACGGCGTCGTCAAGATCGGCGTCCTGAACGACATGTCGGGCCTGTACGCCGACATCGCGGGCCCGGGCTCGGTCGTTGCCGCCAAGCTCGCGGTCGAGGATTTCCAGAAGACCTCGAAAGCTGGCCTCAAGATCGAGATCGTCTCGGCCGACCACCAGAACAAGCCCGACGTCGGCTCGACGGTCGCGCGCCAGTGGTACGACACCCAGCAGGTCGACGCGATCGCCGACGTGCCGACCTCGTCGGTCGCGCTGGCGATCAGCCAGGTCACCCGCGACAAGGGCAAGGCCTTCCTGAACTCGGGCGCGGCCACCTCCGACCTGACCGGCAAGGCCTGCTCGCCGAACACGGTGCACTGGACCTACGACACCTGGATGCTGGCCAACGGCACCGGTGCGGCGATCGTCAAGACCGGCGGCGACAGCTGGTTCTTCCTGACCGCCGACTACGCGTTCGGTCACGCGCTCGAGCGCGACACCGAGGCGGTCGTGCTGAAGAACGGCGGCAAGGTGCTCGGCAAGGTCCGCCATCCGTTCCCGGGCCAGGACTTCTCGTCCTTCCTGCTGCAGGCGCAGGCCTCGAAGGCCAAGATCATCGGCCTGGCCAACGCCGGCGGCGACACGATCAACTCGATCAAGCAGGCGGCCGAGTTCGGCATCGTCGCGGGCGGCCAGAACCTGGCCGGCATGCTGATGTTCCTGACCGACGTCAAGGCGCTGGGCCTGCAGACCTCGCAGGGCCTGATCTTCACGACCAGCTTCTACTGGGACCGCGACGACGCCAGCCGCGCCTGGTCCAAGCGCTTCATGGACCAGCACGGCGGCAAGCCGCCGACGATGGTCCAGGCCGGCGTCTACGGGGCGGTGCTGCACTACCTGAAGGCGGTCGAGGCGGCCAACACCGACGACGGCACCAAGGTCGTCGCGAAGATGAAGGAGCTGCCGACCGACGACCCGCTGTTCGGCAAGGGCACGGTCCGGGCCGACGGCCGCAAGATCCACCCGGCCTACCTGGTCGAGGTCAAGAAGCCGGCCGAGTCGAAGGGCCCGTGGGACCTGCTGAAGATCCGCACCACGATCCCCGCCGACCAGGCCTTCCGTCCGCTGGCCGACGGCGGCTGCCCGCTGGTCAAGTGA
- a CDS encoding IlvD/Edd family dehydratase: MSTHGKTPKLRSRAWFDNPDNPGMTALYLERMMNFGLTLEELQKSGKPIIGIAQTGSDLSPCNRHHLDLASRVRDGIRDAGGIPIEFPVHPIQETTKRPTAALDRNLAYLGLVECLYGYMFDGVVLTTGCDKTTPAMIMGAATVDIPAIVLSGGPMLNGYYNGGLAGSGTVVWFARQELAAGRIDYDQFLEMVAASAPSVGHCNTMGTALSMNSMAEALGMSLPGCAAIPGPYRERGQMAYHTGRRIVEMVHEDLRPSKILTREAFENAIVAASALGASTNCPPHVNAIARHAGVPLEVRDWDRIGYDIPLLVNCMPAGQYLGEDFHRAGGVPAVMHELLKAGKLRAGAITVTGRPIGELYADSPSSNRDVIRSYEEPMLHEAGFAVLSGNLFESAVMKTSVISPEFRQRYLENPADPNAFEGRAIVFEGPEDYHHRINDPSLNIDADCMLFIRGVGPVGYPGAAEVVNMLPPDALVRQGITMLPCIGDGRQSGTSGSPSILNASPESAVGGGLALLQTGDRVRIDLNARTANILISDEEYARRKAAWRPPELVSQTPWQELHRRTVGQLQDGGCLDFAVSYQRIDQTHGVPRDNH, encoded by the coding sequence ATGAGCACCCACGGCAAGACTCCCAAGCTGCGCTCGCGCGCATGGTTCGACAATCCCGACAATCCGGGGATGACCGCGCTCTACCTCGAGCGCATGATGAACTTCGGCCTCACGCTGGAGGAGCTGCAGAAGAGCGGCAAGCCGATCATCGGCATCGCCCAGACCGGCAGCGATCTGTCGCCCTGCAACCGGCACCACCTCGACCTGGCCAGCCGGGTCCGCGACGGCATTCGCGACGCGGGCGGCATCCCGATCGAGTTCCCGGTCCACCCGATCCAGGAGACGACCAAGCGGCCCACGGCGGCGCTCGACCGCAACCTGGCCTACCTTGGCCTGGTCGAGTGCCTGTACGGCTACATGTTCGACGGCGTCGTGCTGACCACCGGCTGCGACAAGACCACCCCGGCGATGATCATGGGCGCGGCCACCGTCGACATCCCGGCGATCGTGCTGTCGGGCGGGCCGATGCTGAACGGCTACTACAACGGCGGCCTGGCCGGCTCGGGCACCGTGGTGTGGTTCGCGCGCCAGGAACTTGCCGCCGGCCGCATCGACTACGACCAGTTCCTCGAGATGGTCGCCGCCTCGGCGCCCTCGGTCGGCCACTGCAACACGATGGGCACCGCGCTTTCGATGAACTCGATGGCCGAGGCGCTCGGCATGTCGCTGCCCGGCTGCGCGGCGATTCCCGGGCCCTACCGCGAGCGCGGCCAGATGGCCTACCACACCGGCCGGCGCATCGTCGAGATGGTCCACGAGGACCTGCGGCCGTCGAAGATCCTGACCCGCGAGGCCTTCGAGAACGCGATCGTCGCGGCCAGCGCGCTCGGCGCGTCGACCAACTGCCCGCCGCACGTCAACGCGATCGCGCGGCACGCCGGCGTGCCGCTAGAGGTGCGCGACTGGGACCGGATCGGCTACGACATCCCGCTGCTGGTCAACTGCATGCCGGCAGGCCAGTACCTCGGCGAGGACTTCCACCGGGCGGGCGGCGTGCCGGCGGTCATGCACGAGCTGCTGAAGGCCGGCAAGCTGCGCGCCGGGGCGATCACCGTGACCGGCCGCCCGATCGGCGAGCTCTACGCGGACTCGCCCTCGTCCAACCGCGACGTGATCCGGTCCTACGAGGAGCCGATGCTCCACGAGGCCGGCTTCGCCGTGCTGTCGGGCAACCTGTTCGAGTCGGCAGTCATGAAGACCTCGGTGATCTCGCCCGAGTTCCGCCAGCGCTACCTCGAGAACCCTGCCGACCCGAACGCCTTCGAGGGCCGGGCGATCGTGTTCGAGGGCCCCGAGGACTACCACCACCGGATCAACGACCCGTCGCTGAACATCGACGCCGACTGCATGCTGTTCATCCGCGGCGTCGGACCGGTCGGCTACCCGGGGGCCGCCGAGGTGGTCAACATGCTGCCGCCCGACGCGCTGGTCAGGCAGGGCATCACGATGCTGCCCTGCATCGGCGACGGCCGGCAGTCCGGCACCTCCGGAAGCCCGTCCATCCTGAACGCCTCGCCCGAGTCGGCGGTGGGCGGCGGGCTGGCGCTGCTGCAGACCGGCGACCGCGTGCGCATCGACCTGAACGCGCGCACGGCGAACATCCTGATCAGCGACGAGGAGTACGCGCGGCGCAAGGCGGCCTGGCGCCCGCCCGAGCTGGTCAGCCAGACGCCCTGGCAGGAGCTGCACCGCCGGACCGTGGGCCAGTTGCAGGACGGCGGCTGCCTGGACTTCGCGGTCAGCTACCAGCGCATCGACCAGACGCACGGCGTTCCGCGCGACAACCACTGA
- a CDS encoding ABC transporter ATP-binding protein, giving the protein MAGDNDYILETRNLVKEFRGFVAVNDVNLRVKRGQIHALIGPNGAGKTTVFNLLTKFLIPTSGKILFNGQDITFEKPAQVARRGIVRSFQISATFPHLSVLENVRIGLQRAQGTSFHFWRPASMLDALNDRALELLDTVGLREFADYVTVELPYGRKRALEIATTLATNPELMLLDEPTQGMGHEDVDRVTQLIKKVSENRTILMVEHNMNVVSSIADTISVLQRGQVIAEGPYDTVSKDPQVLEAYMGSADEALAGAHHG; this is encoded by the coding sequence ATGGCAGGCGACAACGATTACATCCTGGAGACAAGGAACCTCGTCAAGGAGTTCCGCGGCTTCGTGGCGGTCAACGACGTGAACCTGCGCGTCAAGCGCGGGCAGATCCACGCCCTGATCGGTCCGAACGGCGCGGGCAAGACGACGGTCTTCAACCTCCTGACCAAGTTCCTGATCCCCACCTCGGGGAAGATCCTCTTCAACGGCCAGGACATCACGTTCGAGAAGCCCGCGCAGGTCGCGCGGCGCGGCATCGTCCGTTCGTTCCAGATCTCGGCCACGTTCCCGCACCTGTCGGTGCTCGAGAACGTCCGGATCGGCCTGCAGCGGGCGCAGGGAACCTCCTTCCACTTCTGGCGGCCGGCCAGCATGCTCGACGCGCTGAACGACCGCGCGCTCGAGCTGCTCGACACCGTGGGCCTGCGCGAGTTCGCCGACTACGTGACCGTCGAGCTGCCCTACGGCCGCAAGCGGGCGCTCGAGATCGCGACCACGCTGGCGACCAATCCCGAGCTGATGCTGCTCGACGAGCCGACCCAGGGCATGGGCCACGAGGACGTCGATCGCGTCACGCAGCTGATCAAGAAGGTGTCCGAGAACCGCACCATCCTGATGGTCGAGCACAACATGAACGTGGTCTCGAGCATCGCCGACACGATCAGCGTGCTTCAGCGCGGGCAGGTGATCGCCGAAGGCCCGTACGACACCGTGTCGAAGGACCCGCAGGTGCTCGAGGCCTACATGGGCAGCGCCGACGAGGCTCTGGCGGGGGCGCACCATGGCTGA
- a CDS encoding branched-chain amino acid ABC transporter permease, protein MAAFFAIAPLFVYPVFLMKVMCFALFACAFNLLIGYVGLLSFGHAMFFGMAGYVSAHAAKVWGVTPELAILLGTFCSAVLGWVAGYLAIKRQGIYFAMITLALAQMVFFFALQAPFTGGEDGIQGVPRGNLFGIFDLSTAAGMYPVVLVIFLGGFLMIWRIVNSPFGQILKAIRENEPRALSLGYDTDRYKHVAFVLSATLAGLAGGTKALVFQLASLTDVHWSMSGEVVLMTLLGGLGTLFGPVVGAAVIVSMQNYLAQLGAWVTIVQGVIFVICVLAFRRGIVGEIANIIKKPL, encoded by the coding sequence ATGGCGGCGTTCTTCGCGATCGCCCCGCTGTTCGTCTATCCGGTCTTTCTGATGAAGGTGATGTGCTTCGCGCTGTTCGCGTGCGCCTTCAACCTGCTGATCGGTTACGTAGGCCTGCTGTCCTTCGGCCACGCGATGTTCTTCGGCATGGCCGGTTACGTGTCGGCGCATGCGGCCAAGGTCTGGGGCGTCACGCCCGAGCTCGCGATCCTGCTCGGCACGTTCTGCTCGGCGGTGCTCGGCTGGGTCGCGGGCTACCTCGCGATCAAGCGGCAGGGCATCTACTTCGCGATGATCACGCTGGCGCTCGCCCAGATGGTCTTCTTCTTCGCGCTTCAGGCGCCGTTCACCGGCGGCGAGGACGGCATCCAGGGCGTGCCGCGCGGAAACCTGTTCGGCATCTTCGACCTGAGCACGGCCGCCGGCATGTACCCGGTCGTGCTGGTGATCTTCCTGGGCGGCTTCCTGATGATCTGGCGTATCGTCAACTCGCCCTTCGGCCAGATCCTGAAGGCGATCCGCGAGAACGAGCCGCGCGCGCTGTCGCTCGGCTACGACACCGACCGCTACAAGCACGTGGCCTTCGTGTTGTCGGCCACGCTGGCCGGCCTGGCGGGGGGCACGAAGGCGCTGGTCTTCCAGCTGGCTTCCTTGACCGACGTCCACTGGTCGATGTCGGGCGAGGTGGTGCTGATGACGCTGCTGGGCGGCCTCGGCACGCTGTTCGGGCCGGTCGTCGGCGCGGCGGTGATCGTGTCGATGCAGAACTACCTGGCGCAACTCGGCGCCTGGGTCACGATCGTGCAGGGCGTCATCTTCGTGATCTGCGTGCTGGCCTTCCGGCGCGGCATCGTCGGCGAGATCGCCAACATCATCAAGAAGCCGCTCTGA
- a CDS encoding type II secretion system F family protein, whose product MATRAATAAPGRAQPREQTFQWEGRDRNGKTVRGEVRASSQAILQSSLRRQGIVVTKVKRRRYARGRRIKEKDIALFTRQLATMMKAGVPLLQSFDIVARGSSNAAVSKLFTDIRADVETGTSLSQAFRKYPLYFDSLFCNLVNAGEQAGILDDLLDRLATYKEKMLAIKGKIKSALFYPTAVIAVAIIVVAVIMLFVVPAFKEVFSNFGADLPAPTLMVIGASDFFVEYWYLIFGALGGTLYFLMQAWRRSTKVQMFMDRLLLKLPVFGPVVEKATIARWLRTLSTMFAAGVPLVEALDSVGGAAGNHVYLVATKKIQQEVATGTSLTVSMQNAQTFPNMVVQMASIGEESGSLDSMLSKAADIFEREVDEAVESLSSLMEPMIMVVLGVVIGGLVIAMYLPIFKLGQVV is encoded by the coding sequence ATGGCAACCAGAGCAGCAACCGCCGCCCCGGGGCGCGCGCAGCCGCGCGAGCAGACCTTCCAGTGGGAAGGCCGCGACCGCAACGGCAAGACCGTGCGCGGCGAGGTCCGCGCCAGCAGCCAGGCGATCCTGCAGTCGTCGCTGCGCCGGCAAGGCATCGTCGTCACGAAGGTCAAGCGCCGGCGCTACGCGCGCGGCCGCAGGATCAAGGAAAAGGACATCGCGCTGTTCACGCGCCAGCTGGCCACGATGATGAAGGCCGGCGTGCCGCTGCTGCAGTCCTTCGACATCGTGGCGCGCGGCTCGAGCAATGCGGCGGTGTCCAAGCTGTTCACCGACATCCGCGCCGACGTCGAGACCGGCACCTCGCTGTCGCAGGCCTTCCGCAAGTACCCGCTGTATTTCGACAGCCTGTTCTGCAACCTGGTGAACGCCGGCGAGCAGGCGGGCATTCTCGACGACCTGCTCGACCGGCTCGCAACCTACAAGGAAAAGATGCTGGCGATCAAGGGCAAGATCAAGTCGGCGCTGTTCTACCCGACCGCGGTCATCGCGGTGGCCATCATCGTGGTGGCCGTGATCATGCTGTTCGTGGTGCCTGCCTTCAAGGAGGTGTTCTCGAACTTCGGCGCCGACCTGCCGGCGCCGACGCTGATGGTCATCGGGGCGTCGGACTTCTTCGTCGAATACTGGTACCTGATCTTCGGCGCACTGGGGGGAACGCTCTACTTCCTGATGCAGGCCTGGAGGCGCTCGACCAAGGTGCAGATGTTCATGGACCGGCTGCTGCTCAAGCTGCCGGTGTTCGGGCCGGTGGTCGAGAAGGCCACGATCGCGCGCTGGCTGCGCACGCTGTCCACGATGTTCGCCGCCGGCGTGCCGCTGGTCGAGGCGCTCGACTCGGTGGGCGGCGCGGCCGGCAACCACGTGTACCTGGTCGCCACGAAGAAGATCCAGCAGGAAGTGGCCACCGGCACCAGCCTGACCGTGTCGATGCAGAACGCGCAGACCTTCCCGAACATGGTGGTGCAGATGGCCTCGATCGGCGAGGAGTCGGGCTCGCTCGACTCGATGCTGTCCAAGGCGGCCGACATCTTCGAGCGCGAGGTCGACGAGGCGGTCGAGAGCCTGTCGAGCCTGATGGAGCCGATGATCATGGTCGTGCTCGGCGTGGTCATCGGTGGCCTGGTGATCGCGATGTACCTGCCGATCTTCAAGCTGGGCCAGGTGGTATAA
- the pilB gene encoding type IV-A pilus assembly ATPase PilB, translating into MAVATTPQRPQSRQTTLAGIARALVQHEKLRLDQATQLQQAADEAGTGFVDALLDGGAMSPRQLAAFAAEVFGHPLLDLSAVDPASLPADALDRKFATDAGVVALGKRGGRISVAVSDPTDTKLLDRIRFSAQASVEAIVVEHDKLKRLVDKLGRSAAEQLDDIAGEVEGVDVTGDDQASQVDSSDIDDAPVVRFLQKILVDAIQAGASDLHFEPFEKFYRIRFRVDGELREIAQPPLAIKEKLASRIKVISKLDISEKRVPQDGRMKLVLSGNRAIDFRVSTLPTLFGEKIVMRILDPSQAKMGIDALGYEPDQKAALVEAIRRPYGMVLVTGPTGSGKTVSLYTCLNILNEPGINISTAEDPAEINLPGVNQVNVNEKAGLTFAAALRAFLRQDPDVIMVGEIRDLETADIAIKAAQTGHLVMSTLHTNDAPTTLTRLANMGVPAFNIASSVSLITAQRLARRLCGCKQPLDVDEGGLLTAGFLESDLDGSWVPYRPVGCERCNGSGYKGRVGIYQVMPITEEMQKLILAGGNALQIAAQAEAEGVRDLRRSGLMKVMQGLTSIEEVLGVTNE; encoded by the coding sequence ATGGCAGTCGCCACGACCCCGCAACGCCCCCAGTCCCGGCAGACGACGCTGGCGGGCATCGCGCGAGCGCTCGTCCAGCACGAGAAGCTGCGTCTCGACCAGGCCACGCAGCTGCAGCAGGCCGCCGACGAAGCCGGCACCGGCTTCGTCGACGCGCTGCTCGATGGCGGCGCGATGAGCCCCCGCCAGCTCGCGGCCTTCGCCGCCGAGGTCTTCGGCCACCCGCTGCTGGACCTGTCCGCCGTCGACCCGGCCTCGCTGCCGGCCGATGCGCTGGACCGCAAGTTCGCGACCGACGCCGGCGTCGTCGCGCTCGGGAAGCGGGGCGGCAGGATCTCCGTGGCGGTCTCGGACCCGACCGACACGAAGCTGCTCGACCGGATCCGGTTCTCCGCGCAGGCGAGCGTGGAGGCGATCGTCGTCGAGCACGACAAGCTGAAGCGGCTGGTGGACAAGCTGGGCCGCAGCGCCGCCGAGCAGCTCGACGACATCGCCGGCGAGGTCGAGGGCGTCGACGTCACCGGCGACGATCAGGCCTCGCAGGTCGACAGCAGCGACATCGACGACGCGCCGGTCGTGCGCTTCCTGCAGAAGATCCTCGTCGACGCGATCCAGGCCGGCGCCTCGGACCTGCACTTCGAGCCCTTCGAGAAGTTCTACCGGATCCGCTTCCGGGTCGACGGGGAGCTGCGCGAGATCGCGCAGCCGCCGCTGGCGATCAAGGAAAAGCTCGCCTCCCGCATCAAGGTCATCTCGAAGTTGGACATCTCCGAGAAGCGGGTGCCGCAGGACGGTCGGATGAAGCTGGTGCTGTCGGGCAACCGGGCGATCGACTTCCGGGTGTCGACGCTGCCGACGCTGTTCGGCGAGAAGATCGTGATGCGGATCCTCGATCCGTCGCAGGCCAAGATGGGCATCGACGCGCTCGGTTACGAGCCCGACCAGAAGGCCGCCCTGGTCGAGGCGATCAGGCGCCCCTACGGCATGGTGCTGGTCACCGGCCCGACCGGCTCGGGCAAGACGGTGTCGCTCTACACCTGCCTGAACATCCTGAACGAGCCCGGCATCAACATCTCCACCGCCGAGGACCCGGCCGAGATCAACCTGCCCGGCGTGAACCAGGTCAACGTCAACGAGAAGGCGGGGCTGACCTTCGCCGCCGCGCTGCGCGCCTTCCTGCGCCAGGACCCGGACGTGATCATGGTCGGCGAGATCCGCGACCTGGAAACCGCCGACATCGCGATCAAGGCGGCCCAGACCGGCCACCTGGTGATGTCGACGCTGCACACGAACGACGCGCCGACGACGCTGACCCGGCTGGCGAACATGGGCGTGCCGGCCTTCAACATCGCCTCGTCGGTCAGCCTGATCACCGCCCAGCGCCTCGCGCGCCGCCTGTGCGGCTGCAAGCAGCCGCTCGACGTCGACGAAGGCGGCCTGCTGACCGCCGGCTTCCTGGAATCCGACCTCGACGGCAGCTGGGTGCCCTACCGCCCGGTCGGCTGCGAGCGCTGCAACGGCAGCGGCTACAAGGGCCGCGTCGGCATCTACCAGGTGATGCCGATCACCGAGGAGATGCAGAAGCTGATCCTTGCCGGCGGCAACGCGCTGCAGATCGCCGCGCAGGCCGAGGCCGAGGGCGTGCGAGACCTGCGCCGCTCGGGCCTGATGAAGGTGATGCAGGGGCTGACCAGCATCGAGGAAGTCCTCGGTGTGACCAACGAATGA
- a CDS encoding branched-chain amino acid ABC transporter permease, whose amino-acid sequence MEIFGVPTQVLFGQLLIGLINGSFYALLSLGLAVIFGLLNIINFTHGAQYMMGAFVAYLLLNKLGIGYWWSLLIAPIIVGATGVIIERTMLQRLYKLDHLYGLLLTFGIALIIQGLFRNEYGSSGQPYRVPAELTGGTNLGFMFLPNYRAWVVVASLIVCLATWFVIERTKLGAYLRAATENPSLVQAFGINVPRMITLTYGFGVGLAALAGVMAAPIYQVSPQMGSDLIIVVFAVVVIGGMGSIMGSIVTGFGLGLIEGLTKVFYPEASNTVIFVIMAIVLLLRPAGLFGTQK is encoded by the coding sequence ATGGAGATCTTCGGCGTACCGACGCAGGTGCTGTTCGGACAGCTGCTGATCGGCCTGATCAACGGGTCGTTCTACGCACTTCTGTCGCTCGGCCTGGCCGTCATCTTCGGCCTGCTGAACATCATCAATTTCACCCACGGCGCGCAGTACATGATGGGCGCGTTCGTGGCCTATCTGCTGCTGAACAAGCTCGGCATCGGCTACTGGTGGTCGCTGCTGATCGCGCCGATCATCGTGGGTGCCACCGGCGTGATCATCGAGCGCACGATGCTGCAGCGCCTGTACAAGCTCGACCACCTGTACGGCCTGCTGCTCACCTTCGGCATCGCGCTGATCATCCAGGGCCTGTTCCGCAACGAATACGGCTCGTCGGGCCAGCCCTACCGGGTCCCGGCCGAACTCACCGGCGGCACCAACCTGGGCTTCATGTTCCTGCCGAACTACCGCGCCTGGGTCGTCGTCGCCTCGCTGATCGTGTGCCTGGCGACCTGGTTCGTGATCGAGCGCACCAAGCTCGGCGCCTACCTGCGCGCGGCCACCGAGAACCCCTCGCTGGTCCAGGCCTTCGGCATCAACGTGCCGCGCATGATCACCCTCACCTACGGCTTCGGCGTCGGGCTCGCCGCGCTGGCCGGCGTGATGGCCGCCCCGATCTACCAGGTCAGCCCCCAGATGGGTTCCGACCTGATCATCGTCGTGTTCGCGGTCGTCGTCATCGGCGGCATGGGCTCGATCATGGGCTCGATCGTCACCGGCTTCGGCCTGGGACTGATCGAGGGCCTGACCAAGGTCTTCTACCCCGAGGCCTCGAACACGGTGATCTTCGTGATCATGGCGATCGTCCTCCTGCTCAGGCCTGCCGGTCTGTTCGGCACCCAGAAATAA
- a CDS encoding HlyC/CorC family transporter: protein MESFPLWLQLLLLILLLLASAFFSIAETSMMALSRFRLGHLVRQGRRSARITAGLLGQTDRLLGTILLGNNVANTALTAIVTALAIRYFGDDDRVILIATTVVAVMLIVFCEITPKVIGATHPERVALPASYVLRGLMPLFSPVVWTINLFVGRLLALAGVRPSEPREQTLSLDELRTIVLESGRFMPHKHRSILLNLFDLERISVDDVMVPRHRVEALDLATEERGIREQLSTCYHNKIPVYEGEINRVVGILHVRRALGLLQREAFDADDVRELLSPPYFVPSGTPVFRQLQFFQENRQRLGLVVDEYGEVLGLVTLEDIVEEVIGEFTTTAPGGETGQAWTDDEVVVEGTASLRDLNRRLGTQFPVDGPRTLNGLLLDVLQELPEAPVSVRFGNLAVEIQQIEDRVIRSARLRRLPH, encoded by the coding sequence TTGGAATCGTTTCCGCTCTGGTTGCAGCTGCTGCTGCTGATCCTGCTGCTGCTCGCGTCCGCCTTCTTCTCGATCGCCGAGACCAGCATGATGGCGCTGAGCCGCTTCAGGCTCGGTCACCTGGTGCGCCAGGGCCGCCGCAGCGCGCGGATCACCGCCGGCCTGCTCGGCCAGACCGACCGGCTGCTCGGCACGATCCTGCTCGGCAACAACGTCGCGAACACGGCGCTGACCGCGATCGTGACCGCGCTTGCGATCCGCTACTTCGGCGACGACGACCGGGTGATCCTGATCGCAACGACCGTGGTGGCGGTGATGCTGATCGTCTTCTGCGAGATCACGCCGAAGGTGATCGGCGCGACGCACCCGGAGCGAGTCGCGCTGCCTGCCAGCTACGTGCTGCGCGGACTGATGCCGCTGTTCTCGCCGGTCGTCTGGACGATCAACCTGTTCGTCGGCCGCCTGCTCGCGCTGGCCGGCGTGCGGCCGTCCGAGCCGCGCGAACAGACGCTGTCGCTCGACGAGCTGCGGACCATCGTCCTGGAATCCGGCCGGTTCATGCCGCACAAGCACCGCTCGATCCTGCTCAACCTGTTCGACCTGGAGCGGATCAGCGTCGACGACGTCATGGTGCCGCGCCACCGGGTCGAGGCGCTCGACCTGGCCACCGAGGAGCGCGGCATCCGGGAGCAGCTGTCGACCTGCTACCACAACAAGATCCCGGTCTACGAAGGCGAGATCAACCGGGTGGTCGGCATCCTGCACGTGCGCCGGGCGCTGGGCCTGCTGCAGCGCGAGGCCTTCGACGCCGACGACGTCCGCGAGCTCCTGTCCCCGCCCTACTTCGTCCCGAGCGGGACCCCGGTCTTTCGACAGCTGCAGTTCTTCCAGGAGAACCGCCAGCGGCTCGGGCTGGTGGTCGACGAGTACGGCGAGGTGCTGGGCCTGGTAACCCTCGAGGACATCGTCGAGGAGGTCATCGGCGAGTTCACGACGACGGCGCCGGGCGGGGAGACCGGCCAGGCCTGGACCGACGACGAGGTCGTGGTCGAAGGCACTGCCTCGCTGCGCGACCTGAACCGGCGACTCGGCACGCAGTTCCCGGTCGACGGCCCCCGGACCCTGAACGGGCTGCTGCTGGACGTCCTGCAGGAGCTGCCCGAGGCGCCAGTGAGCGTTCGCTTCGGAAACCTGGCGGTCGAGATCCAGCAGATCGAGGACCGGGTGATCCGCAGCGCCCGACTGCGTCGCCTGCCGCACTAG